The Metabacillus sediminilitoris genome window below encodes:
- a CDS encoding SIR2 family NAD-dependent protein deacylase, with translation MTKYIQFIPKPLLEDILNNRCIPIIGAGFSLNCELPKGKKMPLWEDLGKSFSEDLIDYPYSNALDAISAYSFEYSRSKLVEKLSQLLFVADSKPSNVHKSFCRVPFDIVCTTNFDFLLEKGYDNVGKYCLPIMDEEQLSIGSNQLINYYKNVLLLKLHGDLHHPNRIVATEQDYDSFLENFPLISTYLANLLITRTPLFIGYSLEDADFRQVWQIISNRLGELRRPAYVLSVGAKHAAVNRYKRRGVNVININAKSYAEVFETLFEEIREYWIENLPSKSFVFNEQTLAELSLPVDATNRLCYVAVPYSSISLYRSYIFPIIEDYGFSPVSSDELVMQGDNITARETALIERADMIIFDAEDDKSLNEIRNILEKRQKPLYLLVLSSKTANGFDTKLNGNHNIRFVDRNIYLNNIESEEFTNVIEEWLTQVSENIMIDLTNEPERLLGKQEYKAAVISAFTLLESELRKLFDGNTVGTTIKRIKVFNRHIPMSILALLNLAVENGVLDEVSKSDVEKWVSLRNKLVHGQEHVISQRDASKMVRSVNQLIGNLKQAASTSE, from the coding sequence ATGACAAAGTATATTCAATTCATTCCTAAACCATTACTAGAAGATATATTAAATAATCGATGTATTCCAATTATAGGTGCAGGTTTTTCGCTTAATTGTGAATTACCTAAAGGGAAAAAAATGCCCTTGTGGGAAGATTTAGGAAAAAGCTTTTCTGAGGATTTAATCGATTACCCGTATAGCAATGCACTAGATGCCATATCCGCATATAGTTTTGAGTATTCTCGTTCTAAATTAGTAGAAAAGTTATCTCAACTATTATTTGTTGCAGATTCAAAACCAAGTAATGTTCATAAATCATTTTGTAGAGTACCCTTTGATATAGTTTGTACTACAAATTTTGATTTTTTATTGGAAAAAGGATATGACAATGTTGGGAAATACTGTCTTCCGATAATGGATGAGGAACAATTATCTATAGGTTCTAACCAGTTAATTAATTATTATAAAAATGTTCTTTTATTAAAGTTACACGGGGATTTACATCATCCAAATAGGATAGTAGCAACTGAACAGGATTATGATTCCTTTTTAGAAAATTTCCCACTAATATCCACTTATCTAGCAAATCTCTTAATAACTCGTACTCCTTTGTTTATTGGATATAGTCTAGAGGATGCGGATTTTAGACAAGTATGGCAAATTATTAGTAATCGTTTAGGTGAATTACGAAGACCTGCATATGTTTTATCTGTAGGAGCAAAACATGCAGCTGTGAATAGGTATAAAAGAAGAGGAGTAAATGTAATAAACATTAATGCAAAATCTTATGCTGAAGTATTTGAAACATTATTTGAAGAAATTAGAGAGTATTGGATTGAAAATTTACCAAGTAAAAGTTTTGTTTTTAATGAGCAAACTTTAGCGGAACTTTCTTTACCAGTAGATGCTACGAATAGGCTATGCTATGTTGCTGTACCATACTCAAGTATTTCTTTATACAGAAGCTACATCTTTCCTATAATAGAGGATTATGGATTTTCACCAGTTTCATCAGATGAGTTGGTCATGCAGGGTGATAACATAACAGCCAGAGAAACAGCTTTAATAGAAAGAGCAGATATGATTATCTTTGATGCTGAAGATGATAAAAGTTTAAATGAAATTCGAAATATCCTTGAAAAACGTCAAAAACCTCTTTATCTTCTTGTTTTATCTTCAAAGACTGCAAATGGCTTTGATACAAAACTAAATGGTAACCATAATATAAGATTTGTTGACAGAAATATATATTTGAATAACATTGAATCAGAAGAATTTACAAATGTAATTGAAGAGTGGTTAACCCAAGTATCTGAGAATATTATGATTGACTTAACTAATGAACCAGAACGTTTATTAGGGAAACAAGAATATAAAGCTGCTGTTATATCAGCGTTCACACTTTTAGAATCTGAATTAAGAAAACTATTTGATGGGAATACTGTAGGAACTACTATAAAAAGGATAAAAGTCTTTAATCGTCATATTCCGATGTCGATATTAGCACTCCTTAATTTAGCAGTAGAGAATGGTGTGCTAGATGAGGTTTCTAAAAGTGATGTTGAAAAATGGGTAAGTTTGAGAAATAAACTAGTCCATGGGCAAGAACATGTGATTTCTCAAAGAGATGCTTCTAAGATGGTTAGGAGTGTAAACCAATTAATTGGAAATTTGAAACAGGCTGCATCTACAAGTGAATAA